A stretch of Aedes aegypti strain LVP_AGWG chromosome 2, AaegL5.0 Primary Assembly, whole genome shotgun sequence DNA encodes these proteins:
- the LOC5575705 gene encoding acidic repeat-containing protein isoform X2: MYQTCVHEGQLGFPCEDSGMFFPDAEESSTANSEAESSSEGESTNEEQQPAAEPNSAAVMMPAQVLLPPEEESMMDASNDEEKLIGSVVAMPISDNYVNMFDHQQINDDKFDPVEEEEADNTAQEMLDEQTDVQSSETALHEVVDSTQEVEVNDVSNESNNVGEEILAETYEANSDDEHEHVADDTNVQSEHEAALSEEVQPIMQLQLHHDVQEVEESEPVVQDFQEEEHTPEQKVSDVQNTQSVEPDNSNNINDEDDSNIIENNIVDDQLVNEPVQEAEAHESVSDEEALPSLENIIAEAELEHDDKEESEQKVEEIPATIEHDDVTEEKIQEPEAALIQSQSVSHAVEQTPVDDQSQTVMNEVHPLTATLAEKIAEPSSSMDLPEFIVSTVADLRRGVVPPALRRRKTFLFKADAVPS; this comes from the coding sequence ATGTATCAAACCTGCGTGCACGAAGGACAGCTAGGGTTCCCCTGTGAAGACTCGGGTATGTTCTTCCCGGATGCAGAGGAATCTTCAACTGCCAATTCTGAAGCAGAGTCGTCCAGCGAAGGAGAAAGTACAAACGAAGAGCAGCAGCCTGCTGCTGAACCAAATTCGGCAGCAGTCATGATGCCTGCTCAGGTCCTGTTGCCACCGGAAGAGGAATCCATGATGGATGCTTCCAATGATGAAGAGAAACTCATAGGTTCTGTAGTTGCAATGCCCATCAGCGACAACTATGTGAACATGTTCGATCACCAGCAAATCAACGATGATAAGTTCGACCCTGTTGAAGAAGAGGAAGCCGACAACACGGCCCAGGAAATGCTGGATGAGCAAACTGATGTTCAATCTTCGGAAACTGCACTGCATGAAGTCGTTGATAGTACTCAGGAAGTGGAGGTTAACGATGTTAGCAACGAAAGTAACAACGTTGGGGAAGAAATTTTAGCTGAAACTTACGAAGCAAATAGCGATGATGAACATGAGCATGTAGCCGATGACACTAATGTACAGAGCGAACATGAAGCTGCATTATCAGAAGAGGTGCAACCAATAATGCAGTTACAGCTACATCATGACGTACAAGAAGTCGAAGAATCGGAACCCGTTGTTCAGGACTTTCAGGAAGAAGAGCACACACCAGAACAAAAAGTTTCCGATGTACAGAACACACAATCAGTTGAGCCAGACAATAGCAATAACATCAATGATGAAGATGATTCCAATATCATTGAAAACAACATAGTGGACGACCAATTAGTCAATGAACCAGTACAAGAAGCAGAAGCACATGAGTCCGTTAGTGATGAAGAAGCGTTACCAAGTTTGGAAAACATTATCGCTGAAGCAGAACTAGAACATGACGACAAAGAAGAAAGTGAACAAAAGGTAGAGGAAATCCCCGCTACCATTGAACACGATGACGTCACTGAAGAAAAAATACAAGAACCGGAAGCAGCTTTGATTCAGTCACAGTCGGTTTCGCATGCCGTTGAGCAAACGCCTGTAGACGACCAAAGCCAAACTGTGATGAACGAAGTTCACCCTTTGACTGCCACTCTTGCCGAGAAGATTGCGGAACCATCTTCCTCGATGGACTTGCCAGAGTTTATCGTTTCGACTGTAGCCGACCTCAGGAGGGGTGTTGTACCACCAGCGCTGAGGAGGCGAAAAACCTTCCTATTCAAGGCGGATGCTGTTCCTTCGTAG